In Cupriavidus basilensis, the following proteins share a genomic window:
- a CDS encoding FTR1 family protein encodes MFAMLMITFREGVEAFLIAAITFAFLQKTGRQHLAGAAKTGVLAALVMSAVLGLVLFRVGGISPLAEGWLALLAGALVVSCTWHMLRHGKAMAGEIRNRLSQVSDEKAAGPWLAVFAFVLLMVGREGVEAATMIASLAAGAATGQLALGGLLGLACAGALAWAWSRYGRRVNLSLFFQVTAVFMVLFSIQLAIYAVHEFSEAGRLPLVNNKHWHDLTEPYGPEGVYGIWLSYSLVLVPLGFLIFSTLSGRKAVTQVGKG; translated from the coding sequence ATGTTCGCGATGCTCATGATTACCTTTCGAGAAGGTGTGGAGGCGTTTCTTATTGCCGCTATCACCTTCGCATTCCTGCAGAAGACCGGGCGCCAGCACCTTGCGGGCGCGGCCAAGACTGGCGTCCTCGCTGCCCTTGTGATGTCGGCGGTACTTGGGCTCGTGTTGTTCCGCGTAGGTGGCATCAGCCCGCTCGCGGAGGGGTGGCTGGCGCTGTTGGCTGGTGCCCTCGTGGTTTCTTGTACTTGGCATATGCTCCGGCACGGCAAAGCCATGGCAGGAGAAATCCGAAACCGGCTTTCCCAAGTCTCTGACGAGAAAGCGGCGGGCCCCTGGCTTGCTGTTTTTGCCTTCGTGCTCCTGATGGTCGGACGTGAAGGCGTCGAGGCGGCCACGATGATTGCCTCCCTCGCGGCTGGCGCGGCCACGGGTCAACTGGCCTTGGGTGGTCTGCTGGGCTTGGCTTGCGCGGGTGCCTTGGCCTGGGCGTGGAGCCGATACGGACGACGAGTCAATCTTTCGCTGTTCTTTCAGGTCACGGCCGTCTTCATGGTGCTGTTCTCCATTCAGTTGGCCATCTATGCCGTACATGAGTTTTCGGAGGCTGGAAGGTTGCCGCTCGTCAACAATAAACACTGGCATGACCTGACGGAGCCCTATGGTCCGGAGGGTGTGTACGGGATATGGCTCAGCTACAGCCTGGTGCTGGTACCGCTCGGGTTCCTCATCTTCTCGACACTATCTGGCCGGAAAGCGGTAACTCAGGTGGGAAAGGGATAA